The DNA sequence TCAAGGAGATAAAGCATGAAAGGGAGGACTATGCAAAATTTGATGTGCTTTTAAAAGGGTCTCCAGCAAATGGTGCATGTGGGAATAAAAGCATTGGTGGAGTTCTTCCAACATCTTCTTCATCAGTGCCAGTCATGCAaactttgaaaacaaaaaacgaTAACTCAAGCTTCTCTGTGTCTTCACTGCTTCACTCATCTTCAAGTGTCATGATGGGTTCCAAATGATGAATCTAAGGAGAGCAGAAGCATGTTGTTCTTGTCACTTTCTTTGTCAATGATCCTTCCCTTATTGTTCTTTATATGTTTGTAAAGTATGTTATAGCCGaattaaaatcaacatatagATCCAGAAACTACAAGTGTGGCTTTTGGAGCATCATTGATGTGTATCCAAATCAAAATAGCAAGTACTTACCAATATCCATTTTCGAATTCTGATAATGTCAGAACAGCAATAAAATCCAGCCAGTGTTAGAGCTGAACAACTAGTTAAAATTTCACTTCTGTTTGACAAAATTGAATATTGTGAACATTTTATTACTATGAGACATTGAATAAGCGTTTATAAAACAGGAAGAGCCTTTGATTTATGATTGATAACCTTTTACTCAAGTCGTGATGTCTTATAGCCAATGAAAACATGGTAAGAACAAACTAATAGATactaaattatgtttttgttattttcaactaTACTATTGTTTTTGCTTTTCCAGGAGTTTGATAGATTTAGCATCCAATCTCTTCAAATTGGATTACTGATTTGACAATAGTTAAAGCATTCCATTATattatagttaatttaatttggcTTTCTTACATATATGCATTCATTTGCGTCGACTTGTCTGATATGAACTACGGTAAGATTTTCTTCAAACAGCATgccatatgtttttgttttcctttttttgcctATCAATCTAATATATCTGCATTACAATTTATACACACACCCTTTCCTCTTTCTTGAACACTTTTAGAATTTGGTTTATTAAAGTAGTAATGAAGTTAGAACTCTCTTCTCTCCCTACCCTCGTAGATTTCCAGTGCATAAATTGTTTGATTGAAGTGAGTGCTCTTgtgtttgaatttgaaactaTGTTTGACCTTTTCTTTGACTTGAAATTGAAGATTATGAAATCAGTATCTACTTGAACTCTtgtctttatttttactttcgCTAAAATGTGATCTCCCTAACAATCACATTTCTTTGCCATGAACTCGGCAACTagcctttaatttattttttatcaacaaactAGCCTTGATTTTCTATATTCTCCGGTTAGAACCTTCTGTTAGCATTTCTCATCTGGGCTTTTAAGAGTATTTGGCTTAGTTCAATAGTGAAAAATACTTGGATTGAAAgtatattcattacaaagcaattTATTATCAGTAAGTTTATAATAAAGCATTCTCCCTCATATCACACAGTGATATAAGTATCCAACACATTTTAGACTTTGGAGGTATTTTGTTTTCCATAATCAGAAATGGCGTGAAGAGAAATGTTATCAACACACTTTTAACACatgaatttattaaatgaatctCATTTCTAAACTACTAAAAATGTAAAACTCATAAATTTCAATCTAACAAGAAGTGTTTGTGTTAAAAATGAGTTATTAACGGGATGCactaaatattttgttgtttacAAGGTTACAAAAAAGGCATGAAAGACATAAACATATGATTTACATTACAAAATAGCACAATACTAAACATACTAAAAAGAAAGTCAAGACAACAAGTAACGAAGCATTCATGACCcaagtaatatataaaatttaaaataaactagaCAAAAAAATCCTTCATCATCAAACGCCTCCTTAAAAGTCTGCACCAAATCAGGGGCAATATTGCTTCCTGGTCTATTAGATGATGCAATACTCATCTCCTCCAAACAGCACACTCTTCTTGAAAGTCGTAGTGATCCGTgatcactttaaaaaaaatcttaaacaaaACGCCAATAAAAAGAAGAGAGTATCCAGAACAGAAAATGGGGGTAATGAtggaaaagaaaaggcaaagAGCAGACGAGTTAGTGTCTGACAAAAAGTCCAATTAGCCCAATCCGCACCGGGCCGATCCAGTTTAAGTCTATTTTAATGGACTGGGTATTTAGTTTGATCCATATTGTATTACCCGCTTTGCTATCTCACTCTCTTATTCGATGAACcctgatatttttattttcttttgctttcttattcttttttttattttttatctttccctAATTTTGTATCTCTGTCTCTCTGTGCAGGTTggtaacttgatttttttttttatcttctccaTGATCTCACTCTAAATATCTGAATCTCTTCATCTAACGTAATGATAAtttagacaaacaaataaaaaaaacaagaaactatttattttattaaaaaaattaaaataagcctAAATAAACATAAACGGGCCTATTTGTGtctaaaaatatttagataGGAGTGTGCCTTTGTACAATGAAAATCATAGCAACTACAGCAAcaatacaaacataaaatttaggctaaaaaaacatgcttaggagtttatattttagtctttcTTCCGTTTgatcttttgttttaaaatttttgttttagtctaTAAGCGTGAACTAACGAAAATAGATACACATGCTttttaaaatgatcattttccttcttattttttttagaaaagttcaatttaatcttttcatattttgaatGTTATCCACAGTTAGTTCCTCTAGCATATTTAGTTaactaaaaaatgttttattctttCATCTTGTGATTATCTAGTCCAAACTACACAGTCACTTTCTTTGTATTTAGTTAACCAAaaagtttgttattttatttgatcaGCTCAtactttctttacttttttaaacattttgtcTGTTTACCATCAAACACATGTATCGtatgattatttaaaattgtaGCATGGTGTCATTTTTGTATGGAGAAGAAGATTTGAAGCTAAGTCTTCATTTGAAATAGTAGTGGCACTAATTGGTCACACAAATGCAGTGGTTGTTAGATTCGATGCAATAGGTTGGACTTCGGGTCCATGAACCAGCTTACAAAGGAATGTTTGTTGTCTAACAACATAGAGATTTTGTAaaatgtggaaaaaaaaaatgtaatttcgcTAAACTATGTATTGGACAAATCTATAACAATCTAATGACCAACTCTTTATCTTGTTTTCTTTAAATCTAAGACATAGATACACGATCACAATTGAGTTTTGGATTTGAACTGAAGTTAGAACTTTGAAGGTGATATATACgcatacaaaaagaaaatgaacgTTACTTAACGTGCCAAATATGTGCTTGGATAATCTGTATACTCATTTAGTTGTATGTTGACTCGTAGAAACCAAGCTAATATTTCTTATAATGGTCATGAAGGAGATAGTTAATTCCTTAAGTtgattcttttccattttttattccTCATATGTTACCACCTAAAAATTCTACATTGTACCGGTTAAGTATATAAATAAGACACGCAGTGTattgattttgttgttgattttttttttttgttatcatgttgcatatagtaattttaaaaataattgattttaaaaccaaatttaaaatcaatcttttagtTCAAAATCAGTTTGTAAATTGGTTTTTGGTTTGAAACTAGTTTTGAaccaaaaattgattttaagtttttgtacataaaatattaaaagtgatgaattaacatcatttaagtttttgtacataaaatattaaaagtgatgaatttgtgatgcttagtgagtaaaataaaaaaaaaaaggataattaaggaaagtatggctaattaaggaaagaaagactaattaaagaaaacatgataattaaggaaagtaggactaattaagagaaaaacgggttaattaaggaaaataggactaataaagaaaaatagactaATTCAGAAACTAAAGGAAGACTTAGTGCGAGAAGCCCGCTCAGCACTAAACTAATTTACACTTATAAAATAAGAGAGAATGAGGGAAAAATACACATAAATTCTAAAAGAATATGATTCCTTATAAAAGACAAATGATATAAGAAAGAGAAGTAATCATTAGGAGTCATttcttgcaattgtaaagcttcctatgaccataagaGACTAAATCCCCTTTGTTGAGAACTTAACATCCAACTACttttgatgtaatttctctttttatctatttatgaatattacatttgtattatcttttcatgtgattaatattattacttgtgGCTTTTCTTaatacaatttactattttagcctTGCAAAtggatttggaagaaaaaatagataaattagactgGGGATCAAAGTTAAAGTATACTAGTAGATGCAtgtataaattgaaataattataaatagagaaaaatcattagcattacatcaaagagtaaCTCTAATAGGCTAAGTtttcaacattctcatcttctgaatttacttctacaatattatttggttctctaatttttttgtctttaattaatcaatttaaattcttgtttaatttttccttttgtttgatttaattttctgccaatttaaattattattttctcataacctttttaaattaattttctttaatctctttaattaataaaatattcatctacctaaatacaaacaaaatctTTATAAATTTGACACTCGGACTTCTGTTTTAACTTTACTAGTTAAgacaaattggtacacttgctaATCCATCAACAACATGCTCATTGGAGGaactaaaaacaataattttcaaaatccaaagattaagaaaaataaatttaaatttaagggattaaaaaaacaagatcCCTACTTAAAAGACAaacaataattaagaaaagaaaaatcaatttaaagagATATGTTGATATTGCTCATTTACTGAAAAAGACACTCGGAACATTAGGCTAGCCCATATCAATTATGGACCAAATCATATTAAGCTGAAAAGGTTCACTCAAGTTACGAGCCTTATCTGATCATTTGAGTGGTTGACCTTGAGTAGTTTTGTctcattttaacatttttagatattaaaacaaacgatatttttatgtttcattttaaggaaaaaatcaaGGAGCTTGACTCGTTATTTTTGTCACAAGTCAGCtaggaataataataataataataatttaatttcaatttaaccAATCCCCGTTGGCATGCTTCTATGCTTGCAGCTTGCTATGTTCATTCCTATTGAATACATATAACTGTTGATTCAAAAGGTGACAGCCAGAAAGCAACACAATACTAATAAACTATGTAACTTAATTTGTTAAGCAGAACGTATAATTAAAAAGGAGATTGGGTAGCTGCATAGCTGGTTCTTGGCGATCTACGTACCCCTTTTTAGGGAGTAAAGTGAAAAGTGAATGTAACGAAGAATAACTTAGCGGGCATATGGACACaagatatatcatatatatgtgCTTCTGAACGTGCAAAAATGTGATACCAGAGTGGCCAAGAAGCATATTCTTTAGTAATAATGCTTATTCGCATAactctttttatatttgtttgtttattcgATCCATAATCTACTCTGGCATGGCGTGCCAAGACTTTTCAGCCATGCATGCCAGCATATCTCCTAGCACATACATGTTTTATATAAAACTCATcataataatagttttaagtTATGGTTGCTTCCCCCATTTTGAATTTCATGGAGCCCATTACCCTAGTGGGACACATCCACCTTTCaatcatgaaattaaaattatagctTCTTCTTTCTTCACTTTATTATTAATCAATCACTTTCCTCATGTGTGTTTTGCTTCTTTCTTATTAATTTGTCAGCAGTATTTATTCTaactgtatttttatttattttaatttctctcactatatatataaaacaattctGATGATGATAATTTACaggtattaatatatataattaataaaatcagcaatcaaatttagtaaattaaagataaaataaatacaataaaaatatgaagaCTGAAAACTTGATTGATTTTTCAATTGTTGTGCATTTAGTATAGTGTGTTAATGattctttctctcttgttttggtttttggtttccatttgaaaacaaaattacaaagtcGTATGCTTGTCACATATGTAGAAAATTAAGTCAAGAATCGTACGGGAcgataatattttcctttttcgtAAAAAGCAAAATTCGTAGCAGAGATTTTGTAATAACATTTTCATGCTATTCTTTCAGGTTACACTACAATAaggataaataacaaaataataggtTGAAATGCAACGGGCTTCTATCCCAGTATATGTTGTCCagtctttaattattaaaaaaatttaaagcttAATTTGGAAAATTATAGTGACATCATGTACATAAATGATTAAATGAAGCTTCATGTGGCGTAGCCCTCTTTCAAACAAAAACACAAGTATGAGGGGAaatgatatttatataaaataaaaattgcgtacaaaaacaaaaatcatgcaGTTGGAAATGTACCGTTAACCAACATGTTTTTTAAgacaattattaatttgttaattttttaatcagtgAAGATATTCGAATgcacaccttttttttttcttcttttttcttaattattataattgtacTATTATCCAACATGTTAATTATACGATTATaataaattgtatatatttttgcaGTTTTTTCTTCGACACTATcaagaaaatgtaaaagaaagaaagagataaaagtaaatggatacttttttttataagcaaaaaaacaaagtgaatacttataataatacaaaatttttgaaatttcaaaatttaaaatctaattaaggaaaatatttttttttaatagaggaTACAATTATCTACTAAGGAAGACAATTATATTCGAGCAAAATGTGATCAATATTAGTAAAAAAGTTCTCTCTCCAAATATTTAGATGTTATaacttatttgataattaagatatataagataaatataaaagtaaGGTAAAAATGTGATAAGATAATCCCTTGAAAAAAGAACATGAAGAGAtaagaacaaaataaattttaattttattgtgttaTCATGTTCAATAGAGTAGATAATGATAGAATGATAATACACATATAAGGATAATAATGAtagcaacaacaataaaaaaaataataacagtaATTATTATATCATGATCAAATTCACAAATATGAATCAAAAGTTTTTATTCTTgaatattcataaaataaactaaacctTAAAAGAGATTATAAATCTGAATCATCCATTTCACATTTTAACAAGAACTTTTGtaagtttataataaaaaaggtaTATTCATTGACATAAGTTTTAAAGAATAACTCCTATTAATTATTCtctaaaaatatactaattaaataGATTATGTTTTTCATCATATTGGTGTGCATTATGCActaattattctgttttcctaAAGTTTATATGGTAACATATCTAAAGCAAttatttagtaataaaatattattaatttgatacaagaatacatgatatcaatttaaaacaagtaaacttaaaaattatttgaaagagataataattattataaataaaatgtcacgtaataatttaataaaaacaattccCAAAATACTGGTCATATAATTATACAAGAATACATGATATCAATCCCTGTTTTCTTGGCCTTTTCAAACACCACCGCGTAACACGACACTTGCCCCATTCCCTTATATATAACTCACAATTAGACAAACCAAGCACACCTCACTCATACCTTCCGCGGCCAAACAGAGCAAAAACCCAACACACCACACTCTTGCAATCAATCAATGGCGGAACCTTCCTCCTCGAAGCCCGCCGTCCCTCTCCTGAAGGACGAGCTGGACATCGTGATCCCGACGATCCGCAACCTCGACTTCCTCGAGATGTGGCGGCCCTTCTTCGAGCCCTATCACCTCATCATCGTGCAGGACGGAGACCCCAACAGGACCATCAAAGTTCCCGATGGGTTCGATTACGAACTCTACAACCGCAACGACATCAACAGGATCTTGGGTCCCAAGGCCTCCTGCATCTCGTTTAAGGATTCTGCTTGTCGCTGCTTTGGGTACATGGTGTCTAAGAAGAAGTACATCTACACCATCGACGACGACTGCTTCGTAATTTTCTAACCCACCCCATCTTGGGAGTTTTTGGTTTTTGGGAGTTTTTCGGTGGGATAATTGTGGGTTTGGGTGTTTTGCTTCCTTGATGAGTTATAAGGCCTTTTCATTTTTGCCATTGAACACCCCATCtcgagatttttattttttttacatttttgggTGAAAGAATTGTGGGTTTGTGTTAAAGTTGTGAGCTTGCTTCTGGGTTTTGTGGTGGGTCGGGGAATTTTGCTTGTTTGATGAGTTATGAGGGTTcatgttgtttttcagatttaggAGGGATTAATTTcgatttatttgtgtttttttatgtgAGGGTTTGGTGTGGTTTTTGAAACGGCGCTAGATCTGAGTTGGGGTTTAATTTGCTGACTGAATGGTTGTTGGATTTGGATTCGTTGTGAGTAACCTTTGACTGATTTTGACTCATTCATGTGATTTGTTATGTACCTGCACGTGACATTCACGATCTGCTGGTTTCAATGTTGTTCGACAGTTTGATGCTGCTTGATTTCTCTCGTTGTTTAAGATTGAAGTGTGTTTGGATTGGAATGGCTGTGTGCATGTGACATTCGTGATCTGTCTCATTGTTGTTTGAGGTTGCTTGATTTGTTTGATTTCTCTCTTTGTTTGAGATTGGAGTGTGTTTGGATTGGAATGACTGATTCTGGGAACTGGTTTGGGTTTTTGGGAATAGTTTACTTGGATGTGGgtgaatttgatttgatttttgatttgtttgaattaataacttttttttaaaaaaattatctgttttatctattttaattattttattaaatgtaaaaGAGTAATATTATTAGATCAATGTGAATTTCTCTCAACAAGTTGTACTAACTTACAGTTGGATTTTTCATGTTTGGTTTTGAACATAGCCAGATCTACAGACTGTTTACAAATTGAACGCAAACCAGATCTACAGACAACgttcattttgtgtttttataacCTTTGCAAAATGATTGAGACAAATAATAATGGGAACAAttgttaaagatttttttttgccttagtatttttaaatttattcaaccTTAATCATctgttccttttttcttttatcttttttgactTTTCAAGGACACAATGATCgccattcaaattaaaagtggATTTTCTTGTCTTActgtcttttgtttcttttatttatgaaaatatgtattttaaataagGATTGAAATATTTGACTATGACATGATTAGTGGTGctgaaaaacaatataattcagcaaaaaaaagtgGTACATGAAAAACATGTTGATTCTTATGACACAAAGTTTAAAGAATGTACAATGTTGTCTACAAATTGTagacatgattttctcaacaTCTCCTATTTTCATGTACAGGTTGCTAAAGATCCTTCTGGAAAGGACATCAATGCACTTGAGCAGCACATTAAGAATCTCCTATGTCCATCCACACCATTTTTCTTCAACACCCTTTATGATCCTTACAGAGCTGGTGCTGATTTTGTCCGTGGATACCCTTTTAGTCTTCGTGAAGGTGCCCCAACTGCTGTTTCTCATGGCCTGTGGCTTAACATACCTGATTATGATGCTCCAACACAGCTTGTCAAACCCCTCGAGAGGAACACCAGGTATGTACTACGTAGCTCCTTCATTGTGGTCACTAATTTTAGAGTTCATGTTGTTAATGAATTCCAATTAAATCCATGCTTTGTATATGTTCATGTTTTGTTTACTAAATTATTGTGTATGTTTTTCAGGTATGTTGATGCTGTTCTTACCATTCCCAAAGGAACATTGTTCCCCATGTGTGGTATGAATCTGGCATTCGATCGTCAGCTGATTGGACCTGCAATGTATTTTGGACTCATGGGTGATGGTCAACCTATAGGACGATACGATGATATGTGGGCTGGATGGTGTGTTAAGGTATGCTAATCATGGGTCCTTTTTATGTTAACAAACATTTAATGTGTCAAGAACTACTcgttatttaatgaatttaattggaATACACTGATGGTGTAATAAGTCATGAGttgatttctaattgatttgaCACTAAAGTTGTCACAATTGAAAATTGTTGACTTTTTAATGCTTATATGAGGTGATTTCTAATTTGTTGACACTATAAATCTTTATACTAACtgttaatcaaaattaaattgttgttttatttccTGGTTTCAAGAATTTGCCAAGAAATGATTTCTAAGTAATATTATCCACATTGctagttaaaattttcttttacttgtGTTTTCAAAAAGTTACATATCTTATCACGATAGACACAACAACTTGCATGAATTTGCAGGTTATCTGTGACCATTTGGGCTTGGGAGTGAAGACTGGCCTTCCATACATCTGGCACAGCAAAGCAAGCAATCCTTTTGTGAATCTCAAAAAGGAGTACAAGGGCATTTTCTGGCAAGAAGAGATCATTCCATTCTTCCAAAGTGCCACCATTCCAAAAGAATGCACTTCTGTCCAAAAATGCTACATTGAACTCTCCAAGCAAGTCAAAGAGAAGCTTGGGGCTGTTGATCCCTACTTCACCAAGCTTGCAGATGCCATGGTGACTTGGATTGAAGCTTGGGATGAGCTTAACAGCACCACATCCGAAGAAGCTTCTTCCAAGTCAGCCAATGGTGCTGCTGCTGCTACCAAGTGAACCTTTTATGGTTGCGGACTTTAGTTTTCAAATCAGAGTAATtttgttatcatattttttttataatgcaaGATTATAGAccaatttattgattttgatatcatcattattactatttatattataaatatcattaatgtattTCAGGATAATTTTTTTCGATATTGTGAATTTGTGATTGGAACCTTAGAAATTTAATTCTGCTTAGTGGATGAGTTTTCCtgtttatactaataatttatttttctattttagtaaTGCAGATGTTACGGGTTACTTGTTCTTAGtaattattagtattagttAAATTTCTTGAATTTTCAAAGACTATTGCGCATGTGTCACAATTTTGTGGACTGCCGACAGATCTAATGTGTGAATGTGTGATGCCGATCTGTAaatttatctttgtttatttgtttagcATATTTAACTTGGTGGGTTAAACATTATGATTCGTCTTGATACACAAATCACAACGTAGGTTCAGTATTTACACGCTCTttaggcttttttttttcctacaccctataattttttttgaaaataacctTGCACCTCTTTTTCATTTAAACCCTAATTATTCTGGTTGATTACATATTCCTATTACGCAATAGACATTACGTAATACCCCACTAAAATTGCAATTCTGACCTTAATTTGCAAGTGCAGTGATATACAAGGCATATCGAAAAAGAAGACCTTGTTTATAAGTTGCTTGTTCATGAAATCTTTAGACTAAGTTGAAGGAGGTGCAGGGTAAGTTTTGAAGAAAGACCTCCTTTTGTGACACCAATTTCATCTAATTTCTTATATAGGTTTTCCATCTACTGCAATGATATttgaacatttttattttaaacacctACCAacacttctcatttttttataatcaatatgtaaaagttgaaacataaaaactaaattcaaattaggatttatttaaaatagaataattctaAAACTCAGTTTatcttaaaagatgaaaattttattttatttcatacaattaaaattatgaaatggtATATGAGCATGAGAATATCTCTTAAAAACGTTGATGAAGAATGATTATTTAACTTTATAGTACATGActggatatttttttaatgataatgataatcgTAAAATTTCACcttattctcttttttatttgaaagatttgtacatgaaatattgaaaataataaaatgttctttatacaatattttatataaatattaaaaataaaaaaaattaaatcaaatatatttttacccaTAGGATTAACGTATTGATGTATGCAATGTTAttcacaaacaaaataatctgtttaatagaaaaattcatatttatttttctgtgcATGCAACAGTTTTTAGGACCAACGATGTTTTCTTCTCGAGTTTATGGTTGACATGCCctgtattttcttaaatttgcaTGTCGTGAATGATTTAAGTTCAAAATTAGTTTCCACTTAAAGCAAATTTCACACTTTAATATGCCGGTGGGGCGGTGTCGGTGTCGGTGTGTTGTTGTGTTCATTTTTGTCGATTCTTTGAATTTTGCATCATGAGATTTGTGAAtgttttgaattcaaaattaatgaaaaggaaagaaacatAAGGATGAGAGAAAAATGGAAAAGGGATAAacacttccctttttttttttcattgaagtGGGAGATATAtcatgtatatttttatttggataaaatatGGTTTTTCGTTGTTATAAAATTAGTAAAGTTTATTTTTCGTTCATGTaaaatttttctgttttttttttcaaaattataatgttattttttaggttGGAGTTAAACTTAGATGATTCTAAACTTACGTGTCAAATTTTTGTCCATTAAAAATTGGACTCATGTAattccatttttctttctttgatccGAACCTCTCTTCTCTC is a window from the Glycine max cultivar Williams 82 chromosome 2, Glycine_max_v4.0, whole genome shotgun sequence genome containing:
- the LOC100809983 gene encoding Probable UDP-arabinopyranose mutase 2-like, whose product is MAEPSSSKPAVPLLKDELDIVIPTIRNLDFLEMWRPFFEPYHLIIVQDGDPNRTIKVPDGFDYELYNRNDINRILGPKASCISFKDSACRCFGYMVSKKKYIYTIDDDCFVAKDPSGKDINALEQHIKNLLCPSTPFFFNTLYDPYRAGADFVRGYPFSLREGAPTAVSHGLWLNIPDYDAPTQLVKPLERNTRYVDAVLTIPKGTLFPMCGMNLAFDRQLIGPAMYFGLMGDGQPIGRYDDMWAGWCVKVICDHLGLGVKTGLPYIWHSKASNPFVNLKKEYKGIFWQEEIIPFFQSATIPKECTSVQKCYIELSKQVKEKLGAVDPYFTKLADAMVTWIEAWDELNSTTSEEASSKSANGAAAATK
- the LOC100809983 gene encoding probable UDP-arabinopyranose mutase 2-like isoform X1 yields the protein MAEPSSSKPAVPLLKDELDIVIPTIRNLDFLEMWRPFFEPYHLIIVQDGDPNRTIKVPDGFDYELYNRNDINRILGPKASCISFKDSACRCFGYMVSKKKYIYTIDDDCFVAKDPSGKDINALEQHIKNLLCPSTPFFFNTLYDPYRAGADFVRGYPFSLREGAPTAVSHGLWLNIPDYDAPTQLVKPLERNTRYVLRSSFIVVTNFRVHVVNEFQLNPCFVYVHVLFTKLLCMFFRYVDAVLTIPKGTLFPMCGMNLAFDRQLIGPAMYFGLMGDGQPIGRYDDMWAGWCVKVICDHLGLGVKTGLPYIWHSKASNPFVNLKKEYKGIFWQEEIIPFFQSATIPKECTSVQKCYIELSKQVKEKLGAVDPYFTKLADAMVTWIEAWDELNSTTSEEASSKSANGAAAATK